The window ACGTTCAGACGTTCAGCCTCTTCCAGCACGATCGCCACTTCGGACATCTTTTCAATAACCAGATAGACCTTGTGGCCCATCTTCTCGCCAATCAGCGCCAGGCGGATGTATTCGCGATCTTTATAGCCGTTACAGACGATCACGCTGCGGGTCATGCCCGCATGCGCCAGGACCGCCATCAGTTCAGCTTTCGAACCCGCTTCCAGCCCCAGCGGTTCGCCGGAGTGGATCAGCGACTCAATCACGCGGCGGTGCTGGTTGACCTTGATCGGATAAACGAGGAAATAGTCGCCTTTATAGCCGTACGATTCACGCGCGCGTTTGAACGCGGCGTTAATGGAACGCAGGCGATGTTGCAGGATCTGCGGAAAGCAGAACAGTGCTGGCAGACGCTGCCCCTGCGCTTCGCGAGCTTTCACCAGTTTGGCGAGATCGACGCGCGCTTCCGGTACGTCAGGATCCGGGCAGACGCTGATGTGGCCCAGCTCATTGACGTCATAGTAGTTATTGCCCCACCAGGCAATATTGTAAGTACGCAGCATCTTGCTGGCTTCCTGGGAGCTCATTGCAACCTCCTGCATGGAGCGTAGTACACCCTGTTCGCCCGCTGACGAAGGCAAACCCATAGACATATCGTCAGACATAGCGAACCTCAACTCTTTGTATACAGTGTAAAACAGTTGACTACTATCGCAGCGTCATACCGCGATAACAACCCATTAACGGCGCTATTTTTCAGCATGTCATGCTGAAAACAAGGCCGTGCGACCGGTTTCTTATTCATATCATTGTAAAACACGTAACCGAACTTAAGGATCAAAGGTTCGGCGAAACCACGAGAAACCTCCTGAGGCTCAGGAGTGCCCTTGTTCAGAATTCACAAAGCGGTTAACCGGCCCTGGAGTCCTGAGAAGCGCCGAGATGGGTATAACATCGGCAGGTGTGCAAAACAGAGATGCAGAGTGCGGGGGACATATACGCACCAGAACGGTACGACAGATTCGGCAAAAAACAACGGTTCATTATCTCGTATCACCTCCACGGCCGCCCCGCAGGACAAACCCTAAGCCAAAGCAGTAGTTTTAACCCGGCTGGAAGTGGCGACACGAAGAAAACGCCGTGTGCTTTTTGTCTATCCGGATTCCTTCCAGGCTGCAGAAAAGCGACTGCAAAAATGCAACCTGAAGCAGGACGGATAATAAGCCGCGCGCCGCGTTTTATACCGACAACGTGGTGAAAAAGCAAAACATAAATGCGCAGATTGCCATCGTTATCGGTAAAAATTTTTCCCTGCGTTTGCAACTCAATGCGAGCTGTTTCAAAAAAAGCTGGAAATCGGGTGAAGAAGTGACCTAAAATAGCCATCCAGATGTTAATCCATCCATACTGATTAACACTCAGACTGCCAGTGTCACTAACCTGCAAGCCCTGGTGGAATCCACTGCCCCGGCTATACCACGCAACAGTTTGAGCTAACCAAATTCTCCTTAGGTGAAATAAAACATGGCAAAACACCTTTTTACGTCCGAGTCCGTATCAGAAGGGCATCCTGACAAAATCGCAGACCAAATCTCTGACGCCGTGCTTGACGCCATCCTGGAACAGGATCCGAAAGCCCGCGTCGCGTGTGAAACCTACGTCAAAACCGGCATGGTGTTAGTGGGCGGTGAAATCACCACCAGCGCATGGGTCGACATTGAAGAGATTACGCGTAATACCGTGCGCGAAATTGGCTATGTGCATTCCGACATGGGCTTTGACGCCAACTCTTGCGCCGTTCTGAGCGCCATTGGGAAACAGTCTCCGGATATCAATCAGGGCGTTGACCGCGCCGATCCGCTGGAACAGGGCGCGGGCGACCAGGGCCTGATGTTTGGCTATGCCACCAATGAAACCGACGTACTGATGCCGGCGCCGGTCACCTACGCCCACCGTCTGGTGCAGCGTCAGGCTGAAGTACGCAAGAACGGCACCCTGCCGTGGCTGCGTCCGGACGCGAAAAGCCAGGTCACTTTCCAGTACGATGACGGCAAAATTGTCGGTATCGACGCAGTGGTACTCTCCACCCAGCATGCGGAAGATATCGATCAGAAAACGCTGCAGGAAGCGGTGATGGAAGAGATCATCAAGCCGATTCTGCCGACTGAATGGCTGACCTCCGCCACCAAATTCTTCATCAACCCGACCGGACGTTTTGTTATCGGCGGCCCGATGGGCGACTGCGGCCTGACGGGGCGTAAGATCATCGTCGATACCTACGGCGGTATGGCGCGTCACGGCGGCGGCGCTTTCTCCGGTAAAGATCCGTCTAAAGTGGACCGTTCCGCAGCCTACGCGGCGCGCTACGTGGCGAAAAACATCGTGGCGGCAGGTCTGGCGGATCGCTGTGAAATCCAGGTTTCTTACGCTATC is drawn from Citrobacter rodentium NBRC 105723 = DSM 16636 and contains these coding sequences:
- the metK gene encoding methionine adenosyltransferase, producing the protein MAKHLFTSESVSEGHPDKIADQISDAVLDAILEQDPKARVACETYVKTGMVLVGGEITTSAWVDIEEITRNTVREIGYVHSDMGFDANSCAVLSAIGKQSPDINQGVDRADPLEQGAGDQGLMFGYATNETDVLMPAPVTYAHRLVQRQAEVRKNGTLPWLRPDAKSQVTFQYDDGKIVGIDAVVLSTQHAEDIDQKTLQEAVMEEIIKPILPTEWLTSATKFFINPTGRFVIGGPMGDCGLTGRKIIVDTYGGMARHGGGAFSGKDPSKVDRSAAYAARYVAKNIVAAGLADRCEIQVSYAIGVAEPTSIMVETFGTEKVSSEQLTLLVREFFDLRPYGLIQMLDLLHPIYKETAAYGHFGREHFPWEKTDKAQILRDAAGLK
- the yqgB gene encoding acid stress response protein YqgB; translation: MNKKPVARPCFQHDMLKNSAVNGLLSRYDAAIVVNCFTLYTKS